ATCCTGAAGCCATCATCGTTCGTTCATATTCGGCCAAACTTTCTAAAAGAGGACAAAATGTAGAACAAAAAAGCAGGCCAACAGAAGAGGGCGGCAATGCATCGGCTTTTACACCAACCTTACAATTGGTAAATGCCTATACCATGAAAGATGGTGTTCCGGTAGGGCAGGCCAGTTCTTTCACTTATGATCCGGTTGTATTTTGGGTAAACCGCGATCCCCGTTTAGACGCAACAATTGCTTATAATGGAAGTCAATGGAAATTAAGCGGTCTAGCTACCCGTAAACAATGGTGTTATAACGGTGGAATTACTGAAGCATCACCACAGGGGTTTTATTTAAAGAAATTCTGCGATCCTGATCTGGCCAAAGGCTCGGTAATTAATGCCAACGATTTTGGAGGAAACGGTTTAGACTGGGTAGAACTCCGTTTTGCTGAAGTTATTATGAATTATGCCGAATGTGCTAACGAGATTGGCAATCTGCAGGAAGCCAAAGACCTGATTAAACAGATCAGAATCAGGGCTGGCATACAAGCCGGAACTAAAAACTATGGCTTAGACCTGGCTACTTCCAAAGAATTGATGCGCGACCTGATCATGAATGAACGGATGGTCGAGTTTTCTTTCGAGGGCAAACGCTCATTCGATCTAAGACGAACCCGCCGTTACCATTTATTGAGCGGCCAGATGCAGACCATCCAATGGACAGTTAAAACCGCTGCATTGAAAACCGAATTAGAAGCTGTGGGTACCAATGGTATCCGTTTTAGGGAAAATATTAACGTAAACGACCGGACTACGTTTGATAAATATTTTACAGCAACTAACGTAAATCAAGGACCTAATGGTTTTGGAATATTGGATACCTACTATTTCTTTGCCTTACCTTCAACATTTATGAATTCAAGTCCATTGTTAGATCAAACCATAGGATGGGATGGTGGAACATTCGATCCGTTGTAAATCAATATTCATCAGTAAATAAAATTTAAAATGAAAAGAAATTTAAATGTTGTTGGCCTGATCGTAATGGCAACACTTCTTTTTACAGCCTGTA
The nucleotide sequence above comes from Pedobacter riviphilus. Encoded proteins:
- a CDS encoding RagB/SusD family nutrient uptake outer membrane protein, which codes for MILKNKTTLLIGMMAMLILFSSSCKKDFFDLEDRNGMDSRIWDNEGSIQFLLNDTYDVTMPDFPYEITADNVIYASDEDKFSSSESIMRKAIGVNGVLTANDVKFIATKYQGNKGDNRYFDIARCNVALKEIPKGTLSQSSKNKLRGQFFALRAITYFQLVRLYGGVPLVLEPQDPDNLTLTGRSKASACFQVIVNDLDSAINLLNGVTWVDATERGKFTRQAAAALKARVLLYWASPQFNPTNNPAHPFDQSRWQKAYEVNKEAYDICKAAGASLMPNYADIFLKEGTANPEAIIVRSYSAKLSKRGQNVEQKSRPTEEGGNASAFTPTLQLVNAYTMKDGVPVGQASSFTYDPVVFWVNRDPRLDATIAYNGSQWKLSGLATRKQWCYNGGITEASPQGFYLKKFCDPDLAKGSVINANDFGGNGLDWVELRFAEVIMNYAECANEIGNLQEAKDLIKQIRIRAGIQAGTKNYGLDLATSKELMRDLIMNERMVEFSFEGKRSFDLRRTRRYHLLSGQMQTIQWTVKTAALKTELEAVGTNGIRFRENINVNDRTTFDKYFTATNVNQGPNGFGILDTYYFFALPSTFMNSSPLLDQTIGWDGGTFDPL